In Thermorudis peleae, a genomic segment contains:
- a CDS encoding ABC transporter ATP-binding protein — protein MEQQRPLQTELLTRFYGARRGVEDLTFTLEPGEIFGFLGPNGAGKTTTIRLLMGLLRPTRGKARIFGYDCWREAAAVKRYVGYVPGDIRLYDHLTGWQHIDLFAGLRGGVDRGRVRQLLDRFDYDPGPRVRTLSTGNRQKLALILALMHDPPLLVLDEPTSGLDPVMQHVFVEVLREEQARGKTVFLSSHRLSEVDQLADRVGIIRDGRLLLVEPITTVRQRYARRMEVWLTAPVTEAAFADLPGVQIIAIHDGGRHVELTNQGDVRALLGRLSQLPVRDFTYAPPDLESVFLAIYRDAEAAHPTEVQA, from the coding sequence ATGGAGCAGCAGAGACCACTTCAGACTGAACTACTCACGCGCTTTTATGGTGCACGACGAGGTGTCGAAGACTTGACCTTCACACTTGAGCCTGGGGAGATTTTCGGTTTCCTTGGGCCGAACGGCGCCGGTAAAACCACGACGATTCGTCTGTTAATGGGGCTATTGCGTCCCACACGTGGGAAGGCTCGCATCTTCGGCTACGATTGCTGGCGCGAAGCTGCCGCGGTAAAGCGTTACGTTGGCTATGTTCCTGGTGATATCCGTCTCTATGACCATCTCACGGGGTGGCAGCATATTGACCTCTTTGCTGGACTCCGCGGCGGTGTTGACCGCGGTCGGGTTCGCCAGTTGCTTGACCGCTTTGACTATGATCCTGGCCCACGGGTGCGGACGCTCTCGACGGGAAATCGTCAGAAACTCGCGCTGATCCTTGCGCTGATGCATGATCCTCCATTGCTTGTGCTTGACGAGCCGACGAGTGGCCTTGATCCAGTGATGCAGCATGTCTTCGTTGAAGTCCTGCGCGAGGAGCAGGCGCGCGGGAAAACGGTTTTTCTCTCCTCCCATCGTCTTTCTGAAGTTGACCAGCTCGCCGATCGAGTCGGGATTATCCGTGATGGCCGATTGCTCCTAGTCGAACCGATTACGACGGTACGCCAGCGTTACGCGCGTCGTATGGAAGTGTGGTTGACCGCGCCGGTAACCGAGGCCGCGTTTGCTGATCTTCCTGGCGTGCAGATCATTGCGATCCATGATGGGGGCCGGCACGTTGAACTGACGAACCAGGGTGATGTCCGCGCCTTGCTCGGTCGGCTCAGTCAATTGCCTGTTCGCGACTTCACCTATGCGCCGCCCGATCTTGAAAGCGTCTTCTTAGCGATCTATCGCGATGCGGAAGCAGCACATCCAACGGAGGTGCAGGCATGA
- a CDS encoding ABC transporter permease subunit, which produces MNGVMVRKALRDWQSLMLWFSLGILAYILLFGPLWHPVRSAASAIEQYAQAFPKGVLAAFGVPQSPAASFSSFLQAEVFGFVWPIAAIIFVALAGSSAVAQELDQGTIDIWLSVPVSRARLLASKLVALLGTIALFASVSVLGVMLDFLLAGEHASATGYARLFLVLGAFLLAVGGLAVCCSAVARTRGQAAGIAGGILFFMYVARVVAELSERLRLLRLVSIFTPFRTGAALAGDPIPWLGVLLSALLGVIAALVALMLFQQRDLAR; this is translated from the coding sequence ATGAATGGGGTTATGGTGCGAAAAGCACTCCGTGACTGGCAGTCTCTTATGCTCTGGTTCTCGCTCGGAATTCTTGCGTATATTCTCCTCTTTGGGCCGCTCTGGCACCCAGTGCGCAGTGCTGCGAGTGCGATTGAACAATATGCTCAAGCGTTTCCCAAGGGCGTGCTTGCCGCCTTTGGCGTGCCGCAGAGTCCTGCTGCTTCGTTCTCCTCGTTTCTACAGGCCGAGGTCTTCGGTTTTGTTTGGCCGATTGCTGCCATCATCTTCGTTGCGCTGGCTGGCTCCTCGGCTGTGGCTCAGGAACTCGATCAGGGAACCATCGACATCTGGTTGTCGGTACCAGTGAGTCGGGCACGCCTCCTGGCAAGTAAGCTGGTTGCCTTGCTCGGCACCATTGCGCTCTTTGCCAGCGTGAGTGTGCTTGGTGTGATGCTCGATTTTCTGCTGGCGGGCGAGCATGCGTCAGCGACGGGATATGCTCGATTATTTCTCGTGCTTGGTGCGTTCCTGCTCGCTGTTGGCGGGCTTGCTGTCTGCTGCTCAGCTGTAGCCCGGACACGGGGGCAGGCTGCGGGAATTGCTGGGGGTATCTTGTTCTTCATGTACGTTGCTCGCGTTGTCGCTGAGCTGAGCGAACGGCTTCGTTTATTGCGATTGGTTAGTATTTTCACTCCATTTCGTACCGGCGCTGCCCTTGCGGGCGATCCCATTCCGTGGCTTGGCGTACTGCTTAGCGCATTGCTCGGCGTCATTGCTGCTCTCGTGGCGCTCATGCTCTTCCAGCAGCGCGATCTTGCACGATGA
- a CDS encoding ABC transporter permease subunit: MSFLGLGAQPPNPSWGQDIYYSQRYLANLKWWMSVGPGIAIFLAVFAFNFLGDALRDALDPRLRRRS; this comes from the coding sequence ATCTCGTTTCTTGGGCTTGGTGCTCAGCCGCCAAACCCGTCCTGGGGGCAGGATATTTATTACTCCCAGCGCTATCTGGCGAATCTCAAATGGTGGATGAGTGTGGGGCCGGGGATTGCGATTTTCCTCGCCGTTTTCGCGTTTAACTTCCTTGGTGATGCACTGCGCGATGCCCTTGACCCGCGCTTGCGCCGCCGTTCCTAG